CGGCGGCAAGCCCACGAAGGAGGAACTCGATCGGGTTGCCCGCGTTTTTGCCATGATCACCAACATCGACGAGAACGTCGGCAAGCTGGTGGCGGGTCTCGACCGACTGGGCGTGGCGAAAGACACCATGGTCATCTTCCTGACGGACAACGGCCCGGCCAGCCGGCGGTATGTCGGTCCGTTTCGGGGTACCAAGGCAGATGTACATGATGGCGGTGTCCGCACGCTGCTGCTGGTCCGCTGGCCGGGGAGATTGAAGGCCGGTCACACCTCGGACCGCATTGCCGCTCACATCGACATCCTGCCAACGCTGCTGGAGGCCTGTGGCTTGCCGGTTCCGAATGGACTCAAGCTCGATGGTCGGAGTATCCTGCCGCTGCTGGAGGGCCGGCAGGTCGATTGGCCGGACCGCACGCTCTTCATCCAGACGCATCGGGGCGACGTGCCGATTCTTTATCATCACTTCATGGCCCGCAACCAGGATTGGAAGCTGGTCAATGCGTCGGGTTTTGCACACGAGGAATGGGCCGGCCCGCCGCAGTTCGAGTTGTATCGCATTGTGGAAGACCCCCGCGAGGAGAAGAATCTCGCCGCCGAACGTCCTGAGGTCGTCGAGCAGTTGAAGAAGGAGTACGAAGCCTGGTTCAGGGATGTCAGTTCGACGCGCCCGGACAATTACGCTCCGCCGCGGATCCATATCGGAACCACACATGAGAACCCGGTCACGCTGACGCGCCAGGACTGGCGGCGGGTTGACTCCGACAAGAGGGGCTACGGCGTCAGGGGTAAGTGGCTGCTGCACGTGGCGAAAGCGGGCTCATATCGAATGCTGATGCGTCTGCAACCGGAACCGGCGGCCGGACAGGTCAGACTGACGATCGGCGGGTACGAAAAGACGGCGCCCGTCACGGCCGATGCCAAGGAGATCGTCTTTGAGGGCGTGTCGCTGTCGGAAGGCGATGTAGAGCTCCGGGCAGACGTTACCCGCGGCGACAAGGCCGTTGGCCCTTGGCAGGTCGACGTGAGCTGGTAGCTTTCGGGTGCCCCATCTCGTCTTCGAGATGGGGGAGTGATGATCGAGCCCGCTCGCCCCGGAATCTCGCTCGCGCCGGAATCTCGCTCGGCCCGGAATCCTTTCCGGGCCGCATCTCGAGGCGGAATCCCTTCCGCATTCTCTCACGAANNNNNNNNNNNNNNNNNNNNNNNNNNNNNNNNNNNNNNNNNNNNNNNNNNNNNNNNNNNNNNNNNNNNNNNNNNNNNNNNNNNNNNNNNNNNNNNNNNNNTGACGATGGGGATCGTCAACGGAGGGGTCCCAGATAGGAATCTGGGACCAGCGAAATCTCGCTCGCGCCGGAATCTGGCTCGGCCCGGAATCCTTTCCGGGCCGTATCTCGGAGCGGAATCCCTTCCGCGTTCTCTCACGAATGACGATGGGGATCGTCAACGGAGGGGTCCCAGATAGGAATCTGGGACCAGCGAATGTGAGTCTGGGACCGGCGAATGGGAATCTGGCACCGGCGAATGGGAATCTGGCACCGGCGAATGGGAATCTAGCACCAGCGAATGGGAATCTGGCACCAGCGGGTGGGAATCTGGGAGCAGCAGGTGGGAATCTGGGACCAGCGGGGAGGTGTCCCATCTAAGGGCTATTCGTGCTTGCCGAGCGGCTCCAGGTTCGCTAAACTGTCTATATGCGGCCTGAAGACTTGCGAGATCTATTGCGGCGACAGCCGTTCGTGCCGGTCAGGATCCATCTTTCCGACGGCACAACGTATGAGGTGCGCCACCCGGAAATGGCCATCATCGGCCGGTCGACCGTGACCATCGGTGTCGAGGAACAAGAAGGCAGCGGAATCGCCGACCGCATGATGTATTGCTCGCTCCTGCATATCGTTCGGATTGAGGACGCGAATGGTCGAGATCTCTCTCGTAAGGGCGAAAACCCGCCCTGAGCCTTTCCTCAACTAATCTCAAGTCGTCGCCAGGCGTGATCGCAGAAACCGCCCGGTGTGCGAGCGTTCATCACGGGCGATTTCCTCCGGCCGTCCGGCGGCGACCACCTGTCCGCCGGCGTCGCCGCCCTCGGGGCCCAGGTCAATGATCCAGTCGGCGCACTTGATGACTTCGAGATTGTGTTCGATGACCACGAGGCTGTTGCCCTTGTCCACCAGCCGGTTCAGCACGCGTAGCAGGTTGTGCACGTCGGCGAAGTGCAGGCCGGTGGTCGGCTCGTCGAGCACGTACAGCGTATGATCGGTGGCCGGCTTGCCTAACTCGGCCGCGAGTTTGACGCGCTGGGCCTCGCCGCCCGACAGCGTGGTCGATGACTGCCCGAGCGTCATGTACGACAGCCCGACGTCATCCAAAGCCAACAGCAGATGTTTGATCCGCTCGAAATTCGCGAAAAACGGGATGCTCTCCTCAACCCGCATATCGAGCACGTCGGCGATCGATTTGCCTCGATACCGCACCTCGAGCGTTTCGCGGTTGTATCGCCGGCCCTTGCAGAGGTCGCAATCGACGAACACGTCGGGCAGGAAGTGCATCTCGATCCGCTTGGTGCCCTGGCCTTGGCAGGCCTCGCAGCGTCCGCCTTTCACGTTGAAGCTGAAGCGGCTGGGCCGGTACCCGCGAATCTTGGCCTCGCGCGTGCGGGCGAATAGGGCCCGGATCAGGTCAAACGCTCCGGTGTAGGTGCACGGGTTGCTCCGTGGCGTGCGGCCGATCGGCGACTGATCGATCTGAACCACCTTATCCACCCGCGAGGCCCCGATGATCTGCTCATGCTTGCCGGCCGGGGCCCTCGATTGACCGAGCAGCCGTCGCAGGCCTTTGAGGAACACCTCGTTGATCAGCGTGCTCTTGCCGCTGCCTGACACACCGGTGATGCACACGAAGCAGCCTACCGGAATGGTGACATCGATATGTTTGAGGTTGTTCTCGGCCGCGCCCTTGATTTGGATCGACTGTGCGAGCACGACCTTCCGGCGCTTCTCGGGCAGGGGGATGGTCACCTCGCCTCGCAGGTACTTGGCGGTTATCGACTCCGGGTGTCGCAGGACTTCGTTGATCGGCCCGGCGGCGACGACCTGGCCGCCATGCGAACCGGCACCGGGCCCCATGTCGATGAGGTAGTCGGCCGCCCGGATGGTCTCTTCGTCGTGCTCGACCACCAGGACGGTGTTTCCCGCGTCGGTCATGCGCCGCAGGGTGCCGATCAGCTTGCCATTGTCGCGGGGGTGCAGGCCGATGGTCGGCTCATCAAGCACGTAGCACACGCCGACCATGCCGCTGCCGACCTGGGTGGCCAGCCGAATCCGCTGGGCCTCGCCTCCCGATAGGGTCGAGCTGGCCCGGTCAAGCCCGAGGTACCCGACGCCGACGTCGATCATGAACCGCAGCCGCTGGATGACCTCGCGGAGAATCTGGGACGCGATGATTGTCCGCTCGCCGGTCAGCTTGAGCCCGCCGAAGAAGGCGTGGCTTTGCTCGATGGTCATCCGGGTGATGTCGTGCAGGTTCTTGCCTCCGACCTTGACCGCCAGGGCCTCGGGCCGGAGCCTGGCTCCACCGCAGGCTTCGCACGGCCGTTCGCTGAGAAACTCGTGCAGCCGCTGCTTGACGCTCTCGTTGTCCGTCGTTTCCCATCGGCGCTTGAGGTTGGGCAGCACGCCCTCGAACCTGGCACCATATTTCGCGGCCGTCTCCTTGTTGGTGCCGTACATGAGGATCCGACGAATCTCGGCCGGCAGGTTCTTATACGGTACATCCGGCGGCACCTTGAAGCTCTCGCAGAACTCGTTGAGCATTTTGCGATAGAAGATGTTGAGCTGTTTGCCGCTGTGTTGCCATGCGTCGATTGCCCCCTGGGCGAGGGACAGCGACGCATCGGCCACCACAAGGTCTTCGTCGAACTCAGGCACGTGCCCCAGGCCGTCGCACGTCGGGCAAGCCCCGTGCGGCGAGTTGAAGCTGAACAGGCCGGGCGAAAGATCGGGCACACTCGCCTGCGGGTGTTTGGGGCAGGCGAACCGCGAGCTGTACATCCGCTCCTGCCACGTGCCCTGTCCGCGGTCGAAAGCGATGATCACCGTTTCCCCGCCGAGGTTCAGCGCCAGTGACACGCTTTCGGCCAACCGGATGTTCGTCCCGGGCTTGACCGTCAGGCGATCGATGACCACCTCGATGGTGTGCTTGCGCGTCTTGGCGAGCGAGGGCGGCTCTTTCACGTCGTAGACCCGCCCGTCGACCCGAATGCGCACGAACCCTTCGCGGCGAATCTGCTGCAAGACCTCCTGGTGGGTTCCCCGCTGCCCGCGCACCACGGGGGCCAGCACCATGATCCGCGTGTTCGGGGGGAGGGCCATGACCGTGTCGACGATTTCCTGCGGCGAATAGCGGTCGATACGTTGTCCGCACACCCAGCAGTGCGGTTCGCCCACGCGGGCCATCAGGAGCCGCAGGTAGTCGTAAATCTCGGTTGTGGTCGCGACCGTCGAGCGCGGGTTCATTCCGCCGGTTCGCTGCTCGATGGCGATGGTGGGGGGCAGGCCTTCGATGTGATCGACGTCCGGTTTGGTCATCTGTTGAAGGAACTGCCTGGCGTAGGCCGAGAGCGTCTCGATGTACTTGCGCTGCCCCTCGGCGTGGATGGTATCGAAGGCCAGGGAGCTTTTGCCCGAGCCGCTCAGTCCGGTGATGACCACGAACCGATCGCGGGGTATGTTCAGCGAAATGTTGCGCAGGTTGTGCTGCCGGGCACCCTGGATTCGGATGAACCGGTCAGTGTTGCCGGCTATCAGTGTCATCTCGTTCGACACTCCATGTTGGGCAAACCCCAATGCCCAAGCTCCAATGGCCAATCAATGCCCAAGTCCGAATGACGAAATCCGAGCGTCCGCGCATTGACGAATGCCCAATTCCAGAGGCGAGGGAGCATCGCTCCTTGGGAATTGGTCATTGAGGTTTGGGGTTTGACTGGTCATTGGGATTTCGTCATTGGGGCTTTGTTATGCTGCTCATCCTGTTCTTCCTGAGGAAACAGACAATGCGCCAATCTGCCAGCCTATGCGATGGTCGGGGGAATGCAAGGAAGGAGAAAGCGAGCGGTCAGTTGTCAGCGATCAGTCTTCAGTCGGACAACTGACACCACCCCGAGTCCCCTCCTTTGTCAGCACGGCCGATTGCGAATAAGATCGGACAGAGGCCGACCGAGCCTGTCGACGTTCCGTAACCTTTTGTCAAGGCTGGAGATTGGCCTGACACGTGGGGTGCCGAATGATACACGGTAGAGAAGCCCAGTTGCATGCGGGTGAATGGTTGCCGCGTGTGCGCTTAAAGTCTGGCCTGACAAGACTTTATGTTCGCCTTCCGGCAGGGGAGTCGTTGGCTGAAGCAGCGGGGGTGAAGGGCGGGTTGGAACGGATGAAAGCCATGCGATTGAGAGCCGTTCGCGCCTTTTCGCTTGTCGAGATGATCGCGGTGATTTCGATCATCGCCGTGCTCCTGTCCTTGGCCGTGGTCGGCGTCATGGGCGTGCTGAACAGTTCCAAAGCCAAAGGCACGCTGGCGACGATGATCGCCCTCAAGCTGGCCATCGAGGAATTCGCAGACGACCGGTCGATGGCCAGCGGTCGCGGCGACCCGCGAAGCACCACCGGCCCGGACCCCAGGAAGGAGTGGAGGCTGCCTGCTCCCGACAACACCTTGGGCTACAAGGCCTACTTCGGTTCCCTGCCCCCGACGCCCATTGCGCAAATCGACCTTGACAACCCGACCGCACCGCTGCTGAACGAGGACATCCCCGACCAGGCACAGCAGGCTTCCAGGCAATTCAGCAACATGGTTCGCGCTTACCTGCAGGGGGCCAACGCCGGTCCCATTGGTCGAGAGGGTTTGCTCCCAAACGGTATCGATGTGAAATGGAGGAGCCCCAAGCAGGACCCCACCGGCGAGGACTACGCCAGCATCGAATGTCTGGTCTTGTTCCTGTCTCAGATGAGCACCCGATCCAGGGCCATGATGAACAAGCTGCCGGAAGCCTGCAAGAGCGATAATCTGGATCTCGATCGGGCGGTGCTGGCAGGTACGGGCAACTACGCTGCCTTATATGAGATTACGGACGCCTGGGACAAGCCGCTGCGGTGGGCGGTCAGGCGGCAGACAAGCGATCTGGTTCGATGGGAGCTTCGCTCGGCCGGCAAGGATGGGAAATTTGATGTGGGCGGCGCGTTCGCCCCGATCGGCCGGACCGACGACGTGGTATTGCAGGGGCCATGAACAACGGGGAGCAGAGAATGGCGAATGGAAAGCCCACGCAGGCAGCCGCACCAAAGCTGTTAGCTCTCGGCTATCGGCTATCGGTCGGAGCAAGCAGTCGTCGCAGCGTGGCTCTGAACCCTGGGCCCCGCTTAACACGGTCCGGGGACGCGAAGGCGGGATCCCTGAACCCTTTCCTCGCCTCGGCTTTTACTCTTACCGAACTCCTGGTCGTATTGGGCATTCTGGCGATTGTGGCGGCCTTGGCCGTGCCGGCCCTGGGTCCGATGTTTACCTCGAATCAGACCGCCTCGGCCATCAGCACTCTCAGCAGCATGCTGGTTAACGCCCAGACAATCGCTCGGGCGCAGGACACGGCGGTTGCCCTGCGGATCGAACGGGCATTCAAGACCAACGACAGTAAGCTCATGGTCAACATCCAAGGATTGACACCCTACGAGACGGGAATCAAGCGTGCCGACATGTTGAAGCGCTTCATCCCGCCGCCGGTCTGGCTGAATCACCAGCAGGTCAGGTTGCTGAAGCTTACCGGAACGGCGTTCGAGGCTCCTTCCGGGGGCTTCGAGCCCGTTGCGCTGCCCGAGCACGTCTGGCTCGCCCCCGGCGAGGCGCTGACCAACGCCGTGGCGTTTCCAAGCCTGCTGGAGAACAACCTGAAATACGAACCTGCCGAGGGCGTTACATACAACCGATTCGAGAACTTCATGGTGGTCTTCAACAGGTTCGGCGAGCTGGTTCGTTACCCCGGCGAAAACTGTTACTACCTCGACCGCACGCAGAAGTTCACTGAGAATCATGATGCTTATCCCTCCGTGGAGTACCCGCTGGGTCAGGATTCGTCGCTCTCGCTGATCGCCTATGATCGCAGGAGGTGGGAGAACGTCAACGACGACCTTGCGCGGCGCGATCTGCTGGCTCGCACGGGTGTGCCGATCTACATCAATCGTTTCAGCGGCGCGATTCTGGAGGAGAAGAGATGAAGAGAGCGGAGAACAGAAGACAGAAGTCAGAAGACAGGAGGCAGAATGCCGGAACGCCGCCGCGTTTTCAGTCATTCGCCCGCTGCGGCGGTTCTCCTGTCTCCTGTCTCCTGTTTCCCGGCTTCTCGCTGTTGGAGCTCATGATCGCCATCGTCATTCTGGGCATCGGCATGGTCATGGTCGCCACCATTTTCCCCATCGGCATCGACATGGCCGCCCAGACCGTCCAGATGAACATTGCCCAGTCGGTCGCCGACGCGGCGTTGGCCACGTTGAAGCTGAAAGTGCCCAGCATCTCGGACCTGACCGGTGATTCTGTGGCATCCTACCTGGTCTTTGCGCCGGATGTTACGGCAACCGACTTGGATACGGTCATAGACAATTCCGCCAACAACAACGACGTGCTCGCGTTGGCTCTGAGCGGGAAGAAATCAGGGCCGCCGCCGCCGCCGCTGACGGACTGGATGCCAGTGGACTCGCCCTGGGTTGTCGAATACGGCCCACCAGGCTTGAACATAGCGAGTTACCTGACCGGTATCTTTCCGGCAGGCGGTCCACCCAAAGTCCGTCTTTTCACCGAGACCACCGGCTGGACGGGCGAGAAGGGGGCAAGCGGGCCGGGTGGGGCGTGGGACTACGCCTACGTGATCCCGTCTCAGAATCTGCTGCTCAACTATCTTACCTGGCTATCACAAGGGAAGGATCCGCGTAGCTCGATGATCCCGCCCACGCTCGGGCAGGTTCCCGATGTCTATCCGGTGAACCTTGTCGATCAAGTCTATCCTCCCGTGCCGCTGATTGCGTTCGACCCCAAGAAGAACGAATATAAGAAGCGGCTTCCCGCTGATTTCATCCCCGACGTGGCCGGGCGGCGATACAGTTGGATCGGCATTCACCACGTTACCGATCCCACATCCGGCAGGGCGAGGTTCGTGGTCACGATTCTCGTGACGCACCGGAGCAGTCTGACAAACCGCTACGCTCGGCAGGCCGAGCCGTCCCAGGACAAGGTCGCGGGGTATAACCCTCGCTTCATCCAGCCGGATGATCGCAGGGAGCTGAGACTACCCAAACCGGATATGGATTCGCGCACGGATATGCTTTTCCCTCATCCTTGGCTGGTTCGTTTCGATCAGATCAACCTCGGTACCGGTGAAGTCCGCTGCACGCAGGCGGTGGCCGACCTGCTTCCACCCGGTTCGTACTTTGTTGCGGCTCGATCCGTTTATGCCTTCAATAGCAGCAACGAGCAGATCTTCCCGGCGGCGCTTGCTGCCGGGACCGCTTACGAGGTGTCGGCCCGTCAGGGGCAGAGGGGGAACCCCGACGACATCTGGACCTTGCAGATCAGGCGTCAGCCGCCGGTTGCCGGCGCGGCATCAGAGTGGATTCCGGAGAACCCGAGCAGTCCTCGGGAATTGGAAATCCCCTATGCGTGGGTGGTTTCGCCGGCCGTCGAGCGGGTGGGGACCGGTTACAGCTTCCAGGCCAAGTCGCCGGTGGCCGGTGTGTTCGTGAGGATGGTTGAGTAACTATGCGAACTGGAGAACCGAGAATCGAGAATGGCGAGTGGAGAAAGGGAACGCACGCCTCGGACGGGGTTCCCAATTCTTCATTCTTCATTCTCCATTCTTCATTTCGACGGGCCTTCACCCTGACCGAGCTTCTCGTCTCGCTGGTCATTCTCGTGGGCATGATGACGCTGATCGCGACGATTTTTGCCACGGCCGGCAAGTCCAGCGGCGCGGCCCAGGCTCAAGCCCGCATGCACCGCCAGCTTCTCCAGGCCGCCGACGCGATACTCGTTGACCTGACCAACACGCTGCCGGGCAAGGACGCTGCCGAGATTCCCAAGGGCGTCTTGGCCATCGCGGGTGTCACCATTGTTGCCCGCGACACCGTTCGATCCGCTGAGCTGCCTCACCGTGCCGACGTGCTGATGCTCCTGACGCAGCAGCAGTTTGAGCCCTTCATCTACCAGCATCCCCCTGCCGGCCAGACGCAGTTCGAACAGTACAAACAGGTCGTGTACGGTCACGCCGATTTCGGCGAGTTGAGTGCGGCCGGCGAGTGGCTCGGCGTCCCCAAATTCGTGGAAAAAGCGCTTGCCAAGCAGTGGTACGCTTCCGAGTGGCACCTCGCCCGCCGGGTGGTGGGTTTCCGCAAACCGCCCAGCGTGGTCGACGACTCGACGAACACGCGTGCCTGCCAGTGGCCGCTGGTGTCACCCGCGTTCCTTGGTAGTGACGCGACCAGAGCCGTCACCGATGTCTGGTACGACGTCAATAATACCATCACCTTCCCCGGCATCCTCGGTTGGATGAACCCGGGGTTCTATGCATACGATCGCAGCGGCTCGTCATCCGGCGGATTCGGTCTTTACGAGTGCTATATCGAGAGGAAGGCCGACAGTTCTTCCGGATCCGGAGGCGGTTTCTTCCGAGTTGACAGGCGGCAGCAGGGTGAGTTTCTGTTGGAAAAAGACCCTTCAGATTCGCGCGTCTATTGGTGGAAGCGCCCCAGCGCCACAGGCTTGTGGAAGCGAACAGATGCGCGCCGCACACCGCCGGACATCTCGTACATGCCGGACCAGCCGAAGCCTAATCCGGTTGTCCCGTCCGATTATGTCAGGAGGGGATCGTCAGATTCCGTGCATTTCTGGCCCGACTGGTTCTACGCTCCGGATCGCGTTAAGAACCCGCTGACAGATTCTTTTCGCACGCGACTGGATCCTACGCCGCCGCCGGGCATGCCGCAGCGGACCGCGGCTTATTTCCTGCCTTCGTGCTCGGAGTTCAAGGTCGAGTTCACCTATGACGACCCGAGCGAGATCGCCGTCGATCCGGCCAAAGGTCAGCCGATCCTTGCGGACACCAACGGCGATGGGCATGTGGGGGAGCCGTACGACGCGGGGGCCCTGCATGACGCGCCGGCCGCCTCGCCGATTAACTGGGAGACCGTTCCGCCGGGTCACATCTTTGTCTGGACGGGCTTGCCGACCGATCCCAATGTCTATGATGATCTTCGCAACCGCACCTTCCCCTATCGCTGGCCTCGGGCCTTGCGGATCACCATCCGGGCCTACGCCCCCGGCGGAGCTTTGGATTACCCAATCACGCATACCCTGATACACGTGTGGAAGTGAAGCGGTGAGCATTCATCGCGCAGCCGTTACTGCGGGTGTGGCCTGCGGCAGGCTCTCAGCTTGCTTGGTCGAATCCCCAACGAGACCGTGCGGCGGGTTGTTCTATGAAGCATGAACGTCAGACGATGCAGAGCGCGGCCGTCCGCGGCGTTCGTTGACGGCGGTTTATGCAAGCTTGCCGGACTTGAGGAAGTACTCCATAAGCTCGTGGCCGGGGTCGATTCGGAGCCCTGATTCCTCGGCCTGGGATTCGGTGAAGCGTTCGGAGCGATCGGGGGCGACGCCGGTGCCGACCATGCAGAACGGCGGCGGAACCGCGGAGTGGGTTTTCTTGATTACCGGGGTGGGATGATCTGGGGCGATCAGGATGCGCCACTTGTCGAAGCTCTTGAGCTTGTCGAGGAGCGGGCCCACGATGTGCTCGTCGATTTCCTCGATGGCCTTGACCTTGGCGGCGGCGTCGCCGTTATGGCCGGCCTCGTCGGGGGCCTCGATGTGTACCACAATCATGTCCATTTCATCGAGGGCCGCGGCCGCCGCCTCGCCCTTGCCTCGGTAGTTGGTGTCGATGTAGCCGGTGGCTCCTGGGACCTGGATGAGCTTCCAGCCGATGCTCAGAGCGATGCCGCGAATAAGATCGACGGCGGTGATGGCCGACGCCCGCAGGCCGTATTTCTCCTGGAAGCTCGGTAGCCTGGGTTTTCCGCCCTGACCCCACAGCCAGATGGACGTGGCCGGGTTCTCGCCCAGATCACGTCTGACGATGTTGACGTCGTGGTTGGCGAGGATTTCCTGCGATTTGGCGATCAGCTCCCGCAATTCGTCGCTGCCCTTGCCGGTGGGCAGATAGCCGGCGACCTCCTCGCCGGGGATATCGTGCGGCGGCTGGCAGTTGACCTTCATCGAGATGCCGCCCTTGACCACCATCAGATGCCGGTAGCCGACGCCGACGTGGAACGAAATACGATCGTTTCCCAGAGCGGATTGCAGGTCGTTGATGACCTGGGTGGCCTCGGCCTGGGAGATATGTCCGGCCGAGAAATCTTCCATGCGCCCGTCGATGATGGTGACCAGGTTGCAGCGGAAGACGAGGTCGTCAGGGCCAAGGCTGATGTTGTTGGCAACCGCTTCAAGGGGCGCCCGGCCGGTGTAGTGGGCCCTGACGTCATAGCCGATGACGCTGAGCGTGGCCACGTCGCTGCCGGGAGTGAAATCTTCGGGGATGGTGCGGACGAGGCCGGACCGCCCGGTGGCCGCGATCCAGTTCATGTTCGGGATGCGGGCCGCTTCCAAGGCGGTCTTGCCGTCGAGCTGCGGGATTGGCTCGTCGGCGGCCCCGTCGGGCAGTATGATTGCGTACTTCATGTCGGATACTCTTCGTGTTCCTCAACCACCCGGATCATGACCGGTGACTCGCGCACGATATCGAGCGAACCGATTTCTTTCAACGCCGCCTGGACGTGGCCCTCCTGGGCGACGTCGGTCAGCACCACGACGGTCGCGGTTCTGTCGCCGGGCACCTGCGGCGTCTCATGCTGAGTGACGGCCTTGAGACTGATCTGCCGGTCACCGAAAACCCTGGTGAACGCGGCCATCACGCCGGGGCGATCCACGACCTTAAGCCGGATGTAGTAGCGCGAGCGAAGCTGTTCCATCGGCACGTACTTGGGCGGGCCGGTCACGTCGCTGAGCACTCGAAAGCGCTCGAAGGTCCGGCCGGCGTTGCCGATGGCGATGTCGACGATGTCGGCCACGACGGCGCTGGCGGTCGGCTTGCTGCCGGCTCCGCGACCGTAGAAGAGCGCGTGGCCGACCCAATTGCCATAGACGCTGACGGCGTTGAACGAGCCGCTGGTCGAGGCCAGCGGGTGCTTTTTTGAAACGAACGAGGGATGAACTCTCAGGCTGATGCCGTCGTCGGTCCGCTGAGCGATGCCCAACAGCTTGCAGACGTAGCCCAGTTCCCTGCCGGCGGCCAGGTCGATCGCATCGAGCTGATCGATACCCTCGATGTGCAGGGCCCCGAAGTCCACGTCGCAGCAGAAGGCCAGCGATGCCAAGACGGCGAGCTTGTGGGCGGTATCGGTGCCGTTGACGTCAAGCGTCGGGTCCAGCTCGGCGTAGCCGGCGGCCTGGGCCTCAGCGAGCGCCATTGCGTAGGGTTTGCCGTTCCGGCTCATCTCGCTAAGGATGTAGTTGCAGGTGCCGTTGAGAATGCCGTAGATGGCGTTGATGCGGTTGGCGATCAGACCGGTGCGCAGCGGCAGAATCAGCGGGATGCCCCCGCCGACGCTTGCCTCAAACGCCACGCAGCAATTGTTCCGCCGGGCGGTCGCGTAGATCTCCCTGCCGTGCTTGGCCAACAGGGCCTTGTTGGCGGTCACCACGCTCTTGCCTGCGTTGAGTGCCGCCAGCACGAAGTCTTTGGCGACGGTCGTTCCGCCGACCAGCTCAACCACCACATTGATGGTTTTGTCGTTGAAGACGTCGGAGGCGCTGGTGCTGACCAGCCCGACCGGGACGTTGACCTTGGCGGCCTGGGCGGGGTCCTTGTCCACGACGCGGGCCAGTTCCAGCCGAACGCCGGTCTTTCGCTCGATTTCGGCGGCCTCGGCCTGGATGATGCGGACCACGCCCTGTCCGACCGTTCCGCAGCCGATCAGTCCGATTCTGAAAACATCACTCATTGACCGTGCCTCCACACGATCTCCCCTCTCCCCCTTCATAAGGGAGAGTCGCAGGGGGTCGCTCTCCGGCAAACTAAAGCTGTCAGCAATCAGCCGTCAGCGTTCAGCCAAGCTGGGGGCCGA
This genomic window from Phycisphaerae bacterium contains:
- a CDS encoding cofactor-independent phosphoglycerate mutase, whose product is MKYAIILPDGAADEPIPQLDGKTALEAARIPNMNWIAATGRSGLVRTIPEDFTPGSDVATLSVIGYDVRAHYTGRAPLEAVANNISLGPDDLVFRCNLVTIIDGRMEDFSAGHISQAEATQVINDLQSALGNDRISFHVGVGYRHLMVVKGGISMKVNCQPPHDIPGEEVAGYLPTGKGSDELRELIAKSQEILANHDVNIVRRDLGENPATSIWLWGQGGKPRLPSFQEKYGLRASAITAVDLIRGIALSIGWKLIQVPGATGYIDTNYRGKGEAAAAALDEMDMIVVHIEAPDEAGHNGDAAAKVKAIEEIDEHIVGPLLDKLKSFDKWRILIAPDHPTPVIKKTHSAVPPPFCMVGTGVAPDRSERFTESQAEESGLRIDPGHELMEYFLKSGKLA
- a CDS encoding type II secretion system protein, which encodes MRTGEPRIENGEWRKGTHASDGVPNSSFFILHSSFRRAFTLTELLVSLVILVGMMTLIATIFATAGKSSGAAQAQARMHRQLLQAADAILVDLTNTLPGKDAAEIPKGVLAIAGVTIVARDTVRSAELPHRADVLMLLTQQQFEPFIYQHPPAGQTQFEQYKQVVYGHADFGELSAAGEWLGVPKFVEKALAKQWYASEWHLARRVVGFRKPPSVVDDSTNTRACQWPLVSPAFLGSDATRAVTDVWYDVNNTITFPGILGWMNPGFYAYDRSGSSSGGFGLYECYIERKADSSSGSGGGFFRVDRRQQGEFLLEKDPSDSRVYWWKRPSATGLWKRTDARRTPPDISYMPDQPKPNPVVPSDYVRRGSSDSVHFWPDWFYAPDRVKNPLTDSFRTRLDPTPPPGMPQRTAAYFLPSCSEFKVEFTYDDPSEIAVDPAKGQPILADTNGDGHVGEPYDAGALHDAPAASPINWETVPPGHIFVWTGLPTDPNVYDDLRNRTFPYRWPRALRITIRAYAPGGALDYPITHTLIHVWK
- a CDS encoding homoserine dehydrogenase is translated as MSDVFRIGLIGCGTVGQGVVRIIQAEAAEIERKTGVRLELARVVDKDPAQAAKVNVPVGLVSTSASDVFNDKTINVVVELVGGTTVAKDFVLAALNAGKSVVTANKALLAKHGREIYATARRNNCCVAFEASVGGGIPLILPLRTGLIANRINAIYGILNGTCNYILSEMSRNGKPYAMALAEAQAAGYAELDPTLDVNGTDTAHKLAVLASLAFCCDVDFGALHIEGIDQLDAIDLAAGRELGYVCKLLGIAQRTDDGISLRVHPSFVSKKHPLASTSGSFNAVSVYGNWVGHALFYGRGAGSKPTASAVVADIVDIAIGNAGRTFERFRVLSDVTGPPKYVPMEQLRSRYYIRLKVVDRPGVMAAFTRVFGDRQISLKAVTQHETPQVPGDRTATVVVLTDVAQEGHVQAALKEIGSLDIVRESPVMIRVVEEHEEYPT